In the Anguilla anguilla isolate fAngAng1 chromosome 7, fAngAng1.pri, whole genome shotgun sequence genome, one interval contains:
- the lum gene encoding lumican, whose translation MSPLSILLLSILSGSVLCQYYDYEGYLDPSHLLGPSGPNCPQNCDCPMNFPSAMYCDGRRLKSIPGIPPGVKYLYLQNNQIEDIKAGAFANVTDLRWLILDNNRIKSSKVEKGAFEKLASLERLLFSYNDLSEPVGPLSKSLVELKMIGNKLSMIPANLMVGLENLTSVHLQENELTTEGLDGALEGLKSLHYLDISHNKLGKLPAGVPKSVQMFYADNNKIASIAKDYLQNLPQLQYLRISHNELADSGIPAGAFNVSSLIELDLSYNKLASIPEVNENLENLYLQVNEISKFDLGSFCKIVGPVNYSKLRHLRLDGNHLTRSSVPFDASNCLRQAAELTVDATD comes from the exons ATGAGTCCCCTCAGCATACTTCTTTTAAGCATTCTGAGTGGCAGTGTCCTGTGTCAGTACTATGACTACGAAGGCTACCTGGACCCCTCTCACCTGCTGGGCCCGTCGGGGCCTAACTGCCCCCAGAATTGCGACTGCCCAATGAACTTCCCCAGTGCCATGTACTGTGATGGCCGACGCCTCAAATCCATCCCTGGTATTCCCCCTGGCGTCAAGTACCTCTACCTGCAGAACAACCAGATTGAGGACATCAAGGCTGGCGCCTTTGCCAATGTCACTGACCTCCGCTGGCTCATCCTGGACAACAACCGCATCAAAAGCAGCAAGGTGGAGAAAGGCGCCTTCGAGAAGCTGGCCTCCCTGGAGAGGCTGTTGTTCAGCTACAATGACCTTTCAGAGCCTGTGGGGCCACTGTCCAAGTCCCTTGTTGAGCTGAAGATGATTGGAAACAAGCTGTCCATGATCCCCGCAAACCTAATGGTGGGGCTGGAAAACTTGACCTCCGTCCACCTGCAAGAGAATGAGCTCACCACCGAGGGCCTCGATGGAGCCTTAGAGGGGCTCAAGTCTCTTCACTACCTGGATATCAGCCACAATAAGCTGGGGAAGCTACCTGCCGGCGTGCCCAAGTCTGTTCAGATGTTCTATGCCGACAACAACAAAATTGCCAGCATCGCCAAGGACTACCTGCAGAACCTTCCTCAGCTGCAATACCTCCGCATCTCTCACAACGAGCTGGCGGACTCTGGCATTCCCGCTGGGGCCTTCAACGTATCGTCCCTCATCGAGTTGGACCTCTCCTACAATAAGCTGGCATCCATCCCAGAAGTCAACGAGAACTTGGAGAACCTCTACTTGCAGGTCAACGAGATCAGCA AGTTTGACCTGGGGAGCTTCTGCAAGATCGTTGGGCCAGTCAACTACTCCAAACTCAGACACCTGCGCCTGGATGGGAACCACTTAACTCGCAGCAGCGTGCCATTCGACGCGTCCAACTGCCTCCGCCAGGCTGCTGAGCTCACTGTAGACGCCACAGACTAA